The following proteins are co-located in the Saccharomycodes ludwigii strain NBRC 1722 chromosome V, whole genome shotgun sequence genome:
- the MYO5 gene encoding myosin 5 (similar to Saccharomyces cerevisiae YMR109W | MYO5 | MYOsin (paralog of YKL129C | MYO3)), which yields MAIIKRGARTKTAAAPEKRSGKSGKKIQKATFDSGKKNEVGVSDLTLLSKITNEAINENLHKRFDNGIIYTYIGNVLISINPFRDLGIYTDEILKSYEGKNRLEVPPHVFAIAESMYYNLKAYNENQCVIISGESGAGKTEAAKRIMQYIAAASSSHHESITKIKDMVLATNPLLESFGCAKTLRNNNSSRHGKYLEIKFNSTFEPIAGNITNYLLEKQRVVSQIKNERNFHIFYQFTKGASDNYRQIFGVQQPDQYIYTATCTSVDTIDDVKDYKETINAMNTIGLTQEEQDQIFRMLATILWIGNVTFVENEEGNSQVRDTSVTDFVAYLLQVDSQVLVKCLVERIMETSHGMKRGSVYHVPLNVVQATAVRDALAKQIYNNLFEWIVDRVNVSLQAFPGADKSIGILDIYGFEIFEHNSFEQLCINYVNEKLQQIFIQLTLKSEQEEYAREQIQWTPIKYFDNKVVCDLIESRRPPGIFAAMNDAVATAHADSSAADQAFSQRLNLFNNNAHFDLRGNKFVIKHYAGDVTYDIDGISDKNKDQLQKDLVDLIGTTTNQFLSTIFPDTISPDSKRRPPTAGDKIIKSANELVETLSKASPSYIRTIKPNQTKSPNDYDDKQVLHQIKYLGLQENVRIRRAGFAYRQTFEKFVERFYLLSPKCGYAGDYIWQGPELDACKLILKDASIPNTEYQIGVSKVFIKTPETLFALEHMRDRYWYNMAARIQRAWRRFLQRRIDAAARIQRAIREKKGGNKYEKLRDEGTKLLGGRKERRTMSLLAYRAFMGDYLSCNESKTKGSFIKRQSGISEHVEFSMYGEALQSKFGRSAQRVPKTFLLTKSCLYIVGQSLINNRVTYTVDYKIQLNRIRFVSLTNLQDDWMGIYVENARQADPLINCVFKTELVTRLKKLNSGIQIKIGPTIEYQKKPNKIHVVRCAISEAAPKYGDSYKHGTISVRRGNPANSKSHKKPRNNGGSGVGGSFSQYNNAKKTTTATNAATTSRKTLDPNSMATAAASTAYNGSGSQKSKPSAPRPRSMVDAALHPHINASTKKKPAAPQSRTNGRSGTSASQIQRNSRPQPPQQQQQQQQQQQQHHQQQQQQHHQQQQQQHHQHRHQQQQQQQQQQQQQQQQQQKSNIPPPPPPPPAVKNTTPQFIAAYDFPGSGSPNELPLKKGDVVYLLRTEASGWSLAKTLDASKEGWVPTAYMTEYEGNTIPQAPPAPSMASTTSGGANTVPSASNRSATVSAITTETTPTSAAETQVDFSAGLANALAARADKMRLEDSDEEKEGKDDDDDDW from the coding sequence ATGGCTATTATTAAGAGAGGTGCTCGTACTAAAACGGCGGCTGCTCcagaaaaaagaagtggTAAAAGTGGCaaaaaaatccaaaagGCTACTTTTGACtctggtaaaaaaaatgaagttGGTGTTTCAGACCTAACCCTTTTATCCAAAATAACTAACGAAgcaattaatgaaaatttacATAAAAGATTCGATAatggtattatttataCTTATATTGGGAACGTTTTAATATCTATTAACCCCTTTAGAGATCTAGGTATTTATACCgatgaaattttaaaatcttaCGAGGGTAAAAATAGACTAGAAGTACCACCTCATGTTTTCGCTATTGCTGAATCCATGTACTACAACTTAAAAGCATATAACGAAAACCAATGTGTCATTATTTCTGGTGAGTCAGGTGCAGGTAAAACCGAAGCTGCCAAGAGGATCATGCAGTATATTGCTGCTGCTTCATCTTCACACCATGAATCGATTACTAAAATAAAGGATATGGTTTTGGCTACTAATCCTTTGTTGGAATCTTTTGGTTGTGCTAAAACTTTGAGGAACAACAACTCTTCGAGACATGGTAAGTATTTGGAAATTAAATTCAACTCTACATTCGAACCAATTGCCGGTAACATTaccaattatttattagaaaaacaaagagTTGTCAgccaaattaaaaatgaaagaaaCTTTCACATTTTCTATCAATTTACCAAAGGTGCTTCTGATAACTATAGACAGATATTTGGTGTTCAGCAGCCGGaccaatatatttataccGCCACTTGCACCAGCGTTGATACAATTGACGATGTAAAAGACTATAAAGAAACTATAAATGCCATGAACACAATTGGGTTGACTCAAGAAGAACAAGACCAAATTTTTAGGATGTTGGCCACTATTTTATGGATAGGTAATGTTACCTTTGTAGAAAACGAGGAGGGTAACTCCCAAGTGCGTGATACCAGTGTTACTGATTTCGTTGCTTATTTACTACAGGTGGATAGCCAAGTTTTAGTTAAATGTCTTGTTGAAAGAATCATGGAAACGAGCCACGGTATGAAGCGTGGGTCTGTCTACCATGTTCCTTTGAATGTAGTTCAGGCTACTGCAGTTAGAGATGCTCTAGCAAAGCAGatctataataatttatttgaatGGATTGTTGATAGGGTAAATGTTTCTTTGCAAGCGTTTCCCGGCGCTGATAAGTCTATTGGTATTTTGGATATTTATggatttgaaatttttgaacACAACTCTTTTGAACAGTTGTGTATTAATTACGTCAATGAAAAGTTGcaacaaatttttattcaacTAACTTTGAAATCAGAGCAAGAGGAGTACGCCAGAGAACAAATTCAATGGACTCcaatcaaatattttgacAATAAAGTCGTTTGTGACTTAATTGAGTCTAGACGACCACCTGGTATTTTTGCAGCTATGAATGATGCTGTCGCTACTGCGCACGCTGATAGCTCTGCAGCGGATCAAGCGTTTTCTCAGCGTTTgaatttgtttaataacaacGCGCACTTTGACTTGAGAGGGAATAAGTTTGTCATCAAGCACTATGCAGGTGATGTCACCTACGACATTGATGGCATATCTGATAAGAACAAAGACCAATTGCAAAAAGACCTGGTTGATTTAATCGGCACCACTACCAATCAATTTCTATCCACCATTTTCCCTGATACCATTAGCCCAGATTCCAAAAGAAGACCACCAACTGCTGGTgataaaatcattaaaagTGCCAACGAACTAGTGGAAACTTTATCTAAGGCATCACCATCATATATTAGAACTATTAAGCCGAACCAAACAAAATCACCAAACGATTATGACGACAAACAAGTTTTACaccaaattaaatatttaggTTTACAAGAAAATGTTCGTATCAGAAGAGCAGGCTTTGCCTATAGACAGACGTTTGAGAAATTTGTTGAgagattttatttattgtctCCCAAATGTGGGTATGCTGGTGACTACATTTGGCAGGGTCCCGAACTAGACGCTTGTAAATTGATTTTGAAGGACGCTTCAATTCCTAATACAGAGTATCAAATTGGTGTTAGTAAagtatttataaaaactCCTGAAACACTGTTTGCATTGGAACATATGAGAGATAGATATTGGTACAATATGGCTGCTAGAATTCAACGTGCCTGGAGAAGATTTTTGCAGAGAAGAATTGACGCAGCAGCCAGAATCCAACGTGCTATTAGAGAAAAGAAGGGTGGGAACAAGTATGAAAAGCTAAGAGATGAAGGTACAAAATTGTTGGGTGGTAGAAAAGAGAGGAGAACTATGTCTTTGTTGGCTTACAGAGCTTTTATGGGTGATTATTTATCTTGTAACGAATCCAAAACCAAGGGTTCCTTTATCAAGAGACAATCTGGTATTTCTGAACATGTTGAGTTCTCCATGTATGGTGAGGCTTTGCAATCCAAGTTTGGTAGGTCTGCACAACGTGTTCCCAAAACCTTTTTATTGACCAAATCGTGTCTTTATATTGTTGGTCAGTCTTTGATTAATAATAGAGTGACCTACACTGTTgattataaaatacaatTGAATAGAATTCGTTTTGTCTCATTAACCAACTTACAAGATGACTGGATGGGAATATACGTTGAAAATGCTAGGCAAGCGGACCCATTGATAAATTGTGTTTTTAAAACCGAATTAGTTACaagattgaaaaaattgaacaGCGGCATTCAAATCAAGATTGGACCAACAATtgaatatcaaaaaaaaccaaataaaATTCATGTTGTTAGATGTGCTATTAGCGAAGCAGCTCCCAAGTATGGAGATAGTTACAAGCACGGTACCATTTCAGTTCGTCGTGGTAACCCTGCAAACTCCAAATCACATAAGAAGCCAAGGAATAACGGTGGTTCGGGTGTTGGTGGGTCATTTTCTCAGTATAATAATgcgaaaaaaacaacaactgCTACCAATGCTGCAACAACTAGCAGAAAAACTTTAGATCCTAATTCTATGGCTACTGCTGCTGCTTCTACTGCCTATAATGGGAGCGGATCTCAAAAAAGTAAGCCGAGTGCACCACGTCCAAGGTCTATGGTTGATGCTGCATTACACCCACATATTAATGCTTCCACTAAGAAAAAACCTGCTGCACCACAATCTAGAACCAACGGTAGATCTGGCACATCTGCTTCACAAATACAAAGAAATTCGAGACCACAACCTCCtcaacagcagcaacagcaacagcaacagcaacagcaacatcatcaacaacagcaacagcaacaccatcaacagcagcaacagcaacaccATCAACATCGTCaccagcaacaacaacaacaacaacaacaacaacaacaacaacaacaacaacagcaaaaatcaaatattccaccaccaccaccaccaccgcCTGCTGTTAAAAATACCACACCTCAATTTATAGCCGCCTATGATTTTCCAGGTTCTGGGTCACCAAATGAATTgcctttaaaaaaaggagacgttgtttatcttttaaGGACTGAAGCAAGCGGTTGGTCTTTGGCAAAGACGCTGGACGCATCAAAGGAAGGTTGGGTTCCAACTGCATACATGACTGAATATGAGGGAAATACCATTCCTCAAGCACCACCAGCACCATCCATGGCTAGTACAACTAGTGGTGGTGCCAACACTGTTCCTAGTGCCAGTAATAGAAGCGCTACTGTTTCTGCAATCACCACTGAGACCACGCCAACATCAGCCGCTGAAACTCAAGTTGATTTTTCAGCTGGTTTGGCAAATGCATTAGCTGCAAGGGCTGATAAGATGAGACTAGAGGACAgtgatgaagaaaaagaaggtaaagatgatgatgatgatgattggTAG
- the ILV2 gene encoding acetolactate synthase catalytic subunit (similar to Saccharomyces cerevisiae YMR108W | ILV2 | IsoLeucine-plus-Valine requiring) codes for MIRSTICKRSSHMMMARRTIFKTATSSTITRPLTISLSMRFNSTAAAAAASNRPCPAPSFDIETPTAPNATTVKAKNSNKMDDSLIGLTGGQIFNEMMKRNNVDTIFGYAGGAILPVYDAIHNSEHFNFVLPKHEQGAGHMAEGYARASGKTGVVLVTSGPGATNVVTPMTDALADGVPMVVFTGQVATSSIGTDAFQEADVVGISRSCTKWNCMVKSVDELPKRINEAFEIANSGRPGPVLVDLPKDVTAGVLRNTIPVKGSLPSDTLTKLTQGAIDQYTLKNIEHAAALINKAKKPVIYCGAGILNNPSGPSLLKTLSERSQIPVTTTLQALGAFDQRDPKSLDMLGMHGCGTANLAMQNADLIIAIGARFDDRVTGNISKFAPAARKAALEGTGGIIHFEISAKNINKVVEATVPIEGDAARNLETILPLINEVEARPAWFKQLDEWKKEYPYSYEKETPGSKIKPQTVIAELSKLSTKKFGNKKEVIVTTGVGQHQMWAAQHWLWTKPRTFITSGGLGTMGYGLPSAIGAQVAKPNAIVIDIDGDASFNMTIGELSSAVQANVPVKILLLNNEEQGMVTQWQSLFYENRYSHTHQKNPNFTKVAEAMGLKAIHVKEQSKLHGALNEFLDYSDGPILLEVNVEPKVCVLPMVPAGKGLDEFIAFDAEAEKELTELRHKRTGGKY; via the coding sequence ATGATTAGGAGTACCATTTGTAAGAGATCGAGCCATATGATGATGGCTCGGAGGactattttcaaaactgCCACAAGCAGTACTATTACTAGGCCCTTGACCATATCACTATCCATGCGTTTTAATTCTACTGCTGCCGCTGCTGCTGCATCAAATAGACCATGCCCAGCCCCAAGCTTCGACATTGAGACTCCAACTGCTCCTAATGCCACCACCGTTAAAGCCAAAAACTCAAATAAAATGGATGACTCTTTGATAGGCCTGACTGGTGgacaaatttttaatgagATGATGAAGCGTAATAACGTTGACACCATTTTTGGTTATGCAGGTGGTGCTATTTTACCAGTCTATGATGCTATTCATAACTCTGAGcactttaattttgttttgccAAAGCATGAACAAGGTGCAGGTCATATGGCTGAGGGCTACGCTAGAGCCTCTGGTAAAACAGGTGTTGTTTTAGTCACTAGTGGTCCAGGTGCAACTAATGTTGTTACTCCAATGACCGATGCTTTAGCGGATGGTGTTCCAATGGTTGTTTTTACTGGCCAAGTTGCTACTTCCTCAATTGGCACTGATGCCTTCCAAGAAGCAGACGTTGTTGGTATTTCTAGGTCATGTACAAAATGGAACTGTATGGTTAAATCTGTTGATGAATTGCCTAAGCGTATCAACGAAGCTTTTGAAATCGCTAACAGTGGTAGACCAGGCCCTGTATTGGTTGATTTACCAAAGGATGTTACTGCAGGTGTTTTAAGAAATACTATTCCTGTCAAAGGTTCCTTGCCTTCGGATACCTTGACCAAATTGACTCAAGGCGCTATCGACCAATACactttaaaaaacataGAACACGCCGCCGCATTGATAAACAAAGCTAAAAAACCAGTTATATATTGTGGTGCCGGTATTTTGAATAACCCTTCCGGTCCAAGTTTGTTGAAAACTTTGAGTGAACGTAGTCAAATTCCCGTAACTACCACCTTACAAGCTTTGGGTGCTTTTGATCAAAGGGATCCTAAATCTTTGGACATGTTAGGTATGCATGGTTGTGGTACTGCCAATCTAGCCATGCAAAATGCGGACTtaattattgctattggTGCAAGATTTGATGACAGAGTTACTGGTAACATCAGCAAGTTTGCTCCAGCTGCTAGAAAGGCTGCTCTGGAAGGAACAGGTGGTATCATCCATTTTGAAATTTCCGCCAAGAATATCAACAAAGTTGTTGAAGCAACTGTTCCAATTGAAGGCGACGCAGCCAGAAACTTGGAAACCATTTTACCTTTGATCAACGAGGTAGAAGCCAGACCAGCATGGTTTAAACAGTTGGATGAATGGAAAAAGGAATACCCATACTCCTACGAAAAGGAAACCCCAGGCTCTAAAATTAAACCACAGACTGTTATCGCTGAATTGTCTAAATTGTCTACCAAGAAATTTGGAAACAAAAAGGAAGTTATTGTTACCACCGGTGTTGGCCAACATCAAATGTGGGCTGCTCAACACTGGTTATGGACTAAACCAAGAACATTTATTACCAGTGGTGGTCTAGGTACCATGGGATATGGTTTACCATCTGCTATTGGGGCACAAGTCGCCAAACCCAATGCTATTGTTATAGATATTGACGGAGATGCCTCTTTCAACATGACCATCGGAGAATTGTCTTCTGCAGTACAGGCTAACGTTCCAGTtaagattttattattaaataacgAAGAGCAAGGTATGGTTACGCAATGGCAATCTTTGTTTTATGAAAATAGATACTCCCATACCCATCAAAAGAACCCAAACTTCACCAAGGTTGCTGAAGCTATGGGTCTGAAAGCTATCCATGTTAAAGAACAAAGCAAATTACATGGCGCTTTGAATGAATTTTTAGATTACAGTGATGGTccaattttattagaaGTTAATGTTGAACCAAAGGTTTGTGTTTTGCCTATGGTTCCTGCCGGTAAAGGTTTGGACGAATTTATTGCATTTGACGCTGAAGCAGAAAAGGAATTGACTGAACTGCGCCACAAACGTACTGGTGGTAAATATTGa
- the PMU1 gene encoding putative phosphomutase (similar to Saccharomyces cerevisiae YKL128C | PMU1 | PhosphoMUtase), with product MKLTSVPGYFSNYEELAQIPGQTNYAYTKIVSPGDDGVKRKNWQELLDSLPAGHKVFLVARHGQGYHNLIVDTYGEPEWDRYWSKLNGDGELEWFDAHLTELGIKQVERTGSLIFNGQLDGVVPDVFYCSPLRRCIETFHNSWNQVANLQERGITDHDYDTIELNILEGLRETIGEHTCDKRQPISKTFKEYNLINFDQKNNAKKNSDLRLKLNYLPVYTEEDLLWKADQRETNDEIDKRLSKCLQHIWEREKASGSNNKLISITCHEGVIQSILRVLNHESIPRFETSGVVALVVKEDEEK from the coding sequence ATGAAATTGACTTCAGTCCCCGgttatttttctaattaTGAAGAATTGGCCCAAATACCAGGCCAAACGAATTACGCATACACCAAAATAGTATCCCCTGGAGATGATGGTGtcaaaaggaaaaactGGCAAGAATTGCTGGATTCCCTACCAGCAGGGCATAAGGTGTTTTTAGTAGCAAGACATGGCCAAGGGTATCATAACTTAATTGTCGATACATATGGTGAACCTGAGTGGGATAGATATTGGTCTAAATTGAACGGCGATGGTGAATTAGAATGGTTTGATGCACATCTGACTGAATTAGGAATCAAACAAGTGGAAAGAACTGGctctttaattttcaatGGCCAGCTTGATGGTGTTGTTCCCGACGTTTTTTATTGTTCTCCATTGAGAAGATGTATTGAAACTTTCCACAACTCTTGGAACCAAGTAGCCAATTTACAGGAACGTGGTATTACTGATCATGATTATGATACCATAGAACTAAATATCTTAGAAGGATTAAGAGAAACTATTGGAGAACATACCTGTGATAAAAGACAACCAATTAGTAAAACTTTCAAAGAGTATAATTTGATTAACTTTGACCAGAAAAATaatgccaaaaaaaattcagatTTAAGATTGAAGTTGAATTATTTGCCCGTATACACTGAGGAAGATTTGTTATGGAAGGCTGATCAAAGAGAAACCAATGATGAAATCGATAAGAGATTAAGCAAGTGTTTACAGCATATTTgggaaagagaaaaagcTAGTGGttcaaataataagttGATTTCCATTACTTGCCATGAGGGTGTTATTCAATCCATATTGCGTGTTTTGAATCATGAAAGTATACCTAGATTTGAAACCAGTGGTGTGGTTGCTTTAGTAGTTAAggaagatgaagaaaaataa
- the SPG4 gene encoding Spg4p (similar to Saccharomyces cerevisiae YMR107W | SPG4 | Stationary Phase Gene) has product MTGFFDSFRIYSPKKHASSSGFGGNSSNSGSLSGGTMYLYSKEYVPPSTDNKLEQKNQDETIMGSLDTNNSNPNKDTIIGDRRNSISSTASSIEGDTGMKTNSPYMVDIRKITPVEFEKLYNSVNKKDGNM; this is encoded by the coding sequence ATGACAGGGTTTTTTGATTCGTTTAGAATTTATAGTCCAAAAAAACACGCATCCTCATCTGGTTTTGGGGGGAACTCTTCAAATTCAGGCTCGCTATCAGGCGGTACAATGTATCTTTATTCTAAAGAGTATGTACCTCCATCTACCGATAATAAACTAGAGCAAAAAAACCAAGATGAAACGATAATGGGATCATTAgatactaataatagtaaccCCAATAAGGatactattattggtgATAGAAGAAACAGCATTTCAAGCACTGCTAGTAGTATTGAAGGTGATACTGGCATGAAAACGAATTCACCTTATATGGTTGACATTAGAAAAATAACTCCTgttgaatttgaaaaacttTATAACAGTGTCAATAAGAAAGATGGGAATATGTGA
- a CDS encoding zinc-dependent alcohol dehydrogenase (similar to Saccharomyces cerevisiae YMR083W | ADH3 | Alcohol DeHydrogenase), whose amino-acid sequence MLRLTTISPILKNTAFSSLRLATTGRRFNSAFTIPETHKGVIFYEHGGKLEYKDLPIPKPKPNEILVNVKYSGVCHTDLHAWKGDWPLPVKLPLIGGHEGAGVVVARGENVKNFELGDLAGIKWLNGSCMSCELCESGHEANCLQADLSGYTHDGSFAQYATADAIQAAKIPKGTDLAEVAPILCAGVTVYKALKTADLKPGDWVCISGASGGLGSLATQYAKAMGLRVIGIDGGEGKKELFEKCGGEVFIDFRETKDIVSAIQEATNGGPHGVINVSVSEAAISMSTQYVRPTGTVVLVGLPANAYVKSEVFSHVVKSINIKGSYVGNRADTREALDFFIRGLVKSPIKIIGLSELPEAFKLMEQGKVLGRMVVDTTR is encoded by the coding sequence ATGCTGAGATTAACAACAATTTCTccaattttgaaaaatactGCCTTTTCCTCTTTAAGATTAGCTACCACTGGCAGGAGATTCAATTCTGCATTTACTATCCCAGAAACTCACAAGGGGGTTATCTTTTATGAACATGGTGGTAAATTAGAGTATAAAGATTTACCTATCCCAAAACCAAAACCAAACGAAATTTTAGTTAATGTCAAGTATTCTGGTGTGTGTCACACAGATTTACATGCTTGGAAAGGTGATTGGCCACTACCAGTTAAATTACCATTGATTGGTGGCCATGAAGGTGCTGGTGTTGTCGTTGCAAGGGGTGAAAACGTTAAGAATTTTGAACTTGGTGATCTAGCTGGTATCAAATGGCTAAATGGTTCTTGTATGAGTTGTGAATTGTGTGAATCGGGTCATGAGGCCAACTGTTTACAAGCTGATTTGTCTGGTTACACTCATGATGGTTCCTTTGCTCAATACGCCACTGCTGATGCTATTCAAGCAGCCAAGATTCCAAAAGGCACAGACTTGGCTGAAGTTGCACCAATATTATGTGCCGGTGTGACCGTTTATAAAGCATTGAAAACCGCCGACTTGAAACCTGGTGATTGGGTTTGTATTTCGGGTGCTTCTGGTGGTTTGGGCTCTCTAGCAACCCAATACGCCAAGGCTATGGGGTTGCGTGTCATTGGTATTGATGGTGGTGAAGGTAAGAAAGAATTATTCGAAAAATGCGGTGGTGaagtttttattgatttcaGAGAAACCAAGGACATCGTTTCTGCTATCCAAGAAGCTACCAACGGTGGACCACATGGTGTAATAAACGTTTCTGTTTCAGAAGCTGCAATCTCCATGTCTACCCAATATGTCAGACCAACCGGTACTGTTGTATTGGTAGGATTACCAGCAAATGCTTATGTTAAATCTGAAGTTTTTTCACATGTTGTCAAATCCATTAATATCAAGGGTTCCTATGTTGGGAACAGAGCTGATACTAGAGAAGCCTTGGATTTCTTTATTAGAGGTTTAGTTAAGTCTccaattaaaattattggttTAAGCGAATTGCCAGAAGCTTTTAAATTGATGGAGCAAGGGAAAGTTTTGGGTAGAATGGTTGTTGATACCACAAGATAG